In Thunnus thynnus chromosome 4, fThuThy2.1, whole genome shotgun sequence, a genomic segment contains:
- the LOC137182216 gene encoding ciliary microtubule inner protein 1-like, with translation MADSQRTSEPINFVHQDEIWKAHVKVVKDSADVWPSKWGFLTEAYKEYERESTKLMEAVRRVELPHHLAARPSTPPEKYIHVGPSPPVPQTSQALIGWRSGHSHLQLEKYGTVHYGRRSFLKELGWPLDSCN, from the exons ATGGCGGATTCACAGCGAACATCTGAACCCATCAACTTTGTGCATCAAGATGAAATCTG GAAAGCGCATGTAAAAGTTGTGAAGGATTCGGCTGACGTCTGGCCCAGCAAGTGGGGCTTCCTTACCGAGGCGTACAAGGAG TATGAGAGGGAGAGTACGAAGCTGATGGAGGCAGTCAGGAGAGTGGAGCTTCCCCATCACCTGGCAGCACGACCCTCGACCCCTCCAGAGAAATACATCCAC GTTGGCCCCTCTCCTCCTGTTCCACAGACAAGTCAGGCCCTTATTGGGTGGCGTTCAGGTCACTCACATCTTCAGCTGGAAAAGTATGGCACAGTGCATTATGGGAGGCGTAGTTTTCTGAAGGAACTTGGCTGGCCTCTGGACTCTTGCAACTGA